From the Ruminiclostridium josui JCM 17888 genome, one window contains:
- a CDS encoding YlbF family regulator, whose product MNIGDKAKELSKAVMGTKEYIELKQAKSVIDKNKELRSKIEDFKKKKEALYKGKLSTSEAQKRAAELNKIFENLNSIPEVNRFVNAEKSFNDMLQKVYRQVNDALEASLK is encoded by the coding sequence ATGAATATAGGTGATAAGGCAAAAGAACTATCAAAGGCAGTAATGGGTACAAAAGAATACATAGAACTTAAACAGGCTAAATCAGTTATTGATAAAAACAAAGAATTACGCTCAAAAATTGAGGATTTCAAGAAAAAAAAGGAGGCCTTATACAAAGGAAAGCTTTCTACAAGCGAAGCCCAAAAAAGGGCAGCAGAGTTGAACAAAATCTTTGAAAATCTGAATAGTATACCTGAGGTTAACAGGTTTGTTAATGCAGAGAAGTCCTTCAATGATATGCTTCAAAAAGTTTACAGACAAGTCAATGACGCTCTTGAAGCATCCTTAAAATAG